In one window of Acidimicrobiales bacterium DNA:
- a CDS encoding DUF222 domain-containing protein translates to MGIGLVDPPGGSPRVVCDGPEERLSAAMGLVNAATAELVAAIADALEGGGWEGDGICSPEQWVALRCGVSSARARRLVSLARALADLPVAAAAFAEGSLSEDQAGVVCRHVDPAHDAEVTELARRCTVGQLRRILPTVVPAEPAPDPVPDREPVAGEEGDAGSDAGDTPGRREVSFHNGEDGRWCARVLLPPDEGAVVQKALEASRDFLFRHGGADTVGWADALVHLAEAALSNIEGTGRLPADRFQVILHANAEDPERARLHLGPVLAASLRDYLTCDATTRVVAERNGTPVHVFARRRTVDDRLRALIEHRDGGCRVPGCGRRRWLHVHHLVHHEDGGLTVPENLCCLCPAHHRLHHQGRLGIDGDPTTPDGLVFTDHRGRPLRGPSPRAPGAPPPEAAAGLGLPPPRWDPPLGETLDPKWITWS, encoded by the coding sequence ATGGGAATCGGGCTGGTCGACCCGCCGGGCGGGAGCCCCCGCGTCGTGTGCGACGGGCCCGAGGAGCGCCTGTCGGCGGCCATGGGCCTGGTCAACGCGGCCACGGCCGAGCTGGTGGCCGCCATCGCCGACGCCCTGGAGGGGGGCGGGTGGGAGGGCGACGGCATCTGCTCGCCCGAGCAGTGGGTGGCCCTGCGCTGCGGGGTGAGCTCGGCCCGGGCCCGGCGCCTGGTGTCCCTCGCCCGGGCCCTGGCCGATCTGCCGGTGGCAGCCGCCGCCTTCGCCGAGGGGTCGCTGAGCGAGGACCAGGCGGGTGTGGTCTGCCGCCACGTCGATCCCGCCCACGACGCCGAGGTCACCGAGCTGGCCCGGCGCTGCACCGTCGGCCAGCTGCGGCGCATCCTGCCCACCGTGGTGCCGGCCGAGCCGGCTCCGGATCCGGTGCCCGACCGGGAGCCGGTGGCCGGCGAGGAGGGCGACGCCGGATCCGACGCGGGCGACACGCCCGGTCGGCGCGAGGTGTCGTTCCACAACGGCGAGGACGGACGGTGGTGCGCCCGCGTCCTGCTGCCCCCCGACGAGGGGGCGGTGGTGCAAAAGGCGCTGGAGGCGTCGCGTGACTTCCTGTTCCGCCACGGCGGCGCCGACACGGTGGGATGGGCCGACGCCCTGGTGCATCTGGCCGAGGCCGCCCTGTCGAACATCGAAGGAACGGGGCGGCTGCCCGCCGACCGCTTCCAGGTCATCCTCCACGCCAACGCCGAGGATCCCGAGCGGGCCCGCCTCCACCTGGGACCGGTGCTGGCGGCGTCGCTGCGCGACTACCTCACCTGCGACGCCACCACCCGGGTGGTGGCGGAGCGCAACGGCACCCCGGTGCACGTGTTCGCCCGCCGGCGCACGGTGGACGACCGGCTGCGGGCGCTGATCGAGCACCGCGACGGCGGCTGCCGGGTACCCGGGTGCGGGCGGCGCCGCTGGCTGCACGTCCACCACCTGGTCCACCACGAGGACGGCGGGCTCACGGTGCCCGAGAACCTGTGCTGCCTGTGTCCCGCCCACCACCGCCTGCACCACCAGGGCCGGCTGGGCATCGACGGCGACCCCACCACTCCCGACGGCCTGGTGTTCACCGACCACCGGGGGCGGCCCCTGCGAGGTCCCAGCCCCCGCGCGCCCGGAGCCCCACCGCCGGAGGCCGCCGCCGGCCTCGGCCTGCCCCCGCCCCGGTGGGACCCGCCGCTGGGCGAGACGCTCGACCCCAAGTGGATCACCTGGAGCTGA